A window of Synechococcus sp. MW101C3 genomic DNA:
GAAATTGCTCACCACCGCCAGCCGGAGGCCCACGGCCGCCCAGTGTTCAAGCGCGGGAGCCACCCCGGGGAGCACCCGCCACAAAGCAGGATCAGCAAAGCGGAGATACAGCTCCTCCTGCAGGGCGCCAGGGGCGGGCGCGCCGCTGCCAGCGCCCTGCAGGGCAGCATCGATGCGTGCGCCCCACCACTGTCGCTCGGCCCGTTCCAGTTCCTGCTGTTGCAGACCCGGAAAGGCCAGGGGCGGGGCCTGGCGCAGCACGGCCGGAAAGACCTGGTCGATCGCGGCAGCGCTCAGCGTGATTCCATGCCCGGCGGCGGCGGCGGCATAGGTGGTGCCCACCGATTCCCGCAGGCCGATCAGGGTGCCCATCGCATCGAGCAGCAGCCCCTTCGGGGCCGGCCAGGCGTCCGTGGCAGCGGCGGCGATCAGGGTCGGGGCGGCGGCGTGCGGGCGGGTTCGCCGGCGCCGAACAGGGGGCGGCCCAGGTCGGAAAGCCAGCCGGCGGCCACGCGCAGCTGATGGGGGAGCCCCGGCAGACGGCCCAGGTAGGTGAGCTGGCGGAGGCGGTAGGCGGCGGATCCGGCCAGGGTGAGGCCCAGCCCGGTGAGGCTGGCCTCGCCGATGCCAAGGCTGATCATCTCGCCGAGATCGTTCCAACGGAATGGGCTGGTGGGTTCGCCGGCCAGGCTGCGAATCAGGTTGTCGGCCAGCACGTCGGCCTGCTGGAAGGCCACCTGGGCCGTGCCGGCCAGGGGCTCACCATCGGCATCGGCCGCATGGGCCACATCGCCGAGGGCAAACAGGTGGGGATGGTGCACCAACGACAGATCGGGGTGGCAAAGCAGACGGCCGCGGCGGTCGGTGGCCGCGGTGGGCGTGATCGCCGGCGCCGCCGCTGTCACCCCGGCGGTCCAGACCACGCCATCGACGCTGAGATGCTCCGTGTTGGCGGCGCCCCCGCCCGCCGGTTCGTGTCGCAGCGTGACCCCGCCCGCCTCCACGGCTTCCACCCGGGTGTGGGTGCGCAGGCGCACATCGCGGCGCAGCAGGGCGGCGCGGGCCTGCTCCCGGTTGAAGGCTCGCGCCTCAGGCAACAGCTCGGCGCCCTGCTCCACCAGTTCCAGCACGGCGTGGCCGTGCAGCAGGTCGGCAAGCTTGCAGGCCAGCTCCACTCCGCTGGCCCCGGCCCCCACGATCGCCAGACGCTGCAGGGGGCGCTGCTGCGCCTGGAGTTGTTGTACCAGCGCCTGAAGGCGCTCCACATCCGCCAGGCAGCGGAACTGCAGGGCGTGGTCGTGCACGCCGGGGATGCCGAAATCATTGCTGCGGCTACCGGTGGCCACCACCAGCCGGGAGTAGGGAAGGCAGCGGCCCTGCGCGGTGGTGACGGTGCCGCTGGCGGCGTCGATGCTCACCACCCGGTCGCGCAGCCAGGCGATGCCGCGGCTGGCCAGCAGGCTGGCGTAGGGCGGCGCCACCTCCCAGGCACGCAGCTCATCGGAGAGCAGCTCGTAGAGGAGCGGCAGAAAAACGAACCGCTCGTTCGGCTCCACCAGCACCACAGGCGGAGGGTCACGCCGGGCAGCCAGGGCGAGCGCCGTGTAGAGGCCACCGAAGCCGCCCCCGACGATCACCACCGGATGGGGGGGCTCCCACGAGGACGTGGTGCCCGCACCGGCTTCGGCTGGATTGGGGAAGGGGGTGCGGTCCCCGCTGGTCTCCGCCATGGGTACGGCGTCTCGGTTGTGGCGTTGGCTACCCGAACCCTAACCAGAGCGTTTCATCACAGGAGATGATGGCGTTCATGGCCGCCACCATCTCCCCCACCCTTCCCACCGACCGCCAGGGCCTGCCACTCGACGCCGAGGCCGCAGGGGCGGTACTGGAAAGCCTCACTCCCCCGCATCAGCTGCGCTGGGGAACGGACACCTTCGGGGATCGCTTCGCCGTGATCACCAGCTTTGGCATTCAGTCTGCGGTGCTGTTGCACATGGCCGCCGCCCACGATCCCGCTCTGCCGGTGATCTGGGTCGACACGGGCTATCTCCCCCCCGAGACCTACCGCTATGCAGAGCAGCTCACGGATCTGCTGTCGCTCAATCTGCACGTGGCCCAAGCCGAGCTCAGCCCGGCCCGTATGGAGGCGCTGCATGGCCGGCTGTGGGCCACAGGCGATGCCGATGATCTGGATCTGTACCACCGCCTCCGCAAGGTGGAACCACTCGATCGCGCGTTCGACACGATCGGCGTGGCCTGCTGGGCCAGCGGGGTGCGTGGCGTACAGACTGACCACCGCGCCTCAATGCTGCCGCTCCAACCGGTGCGGGGCCGCTGGTCGCTTCGACCGCTGCTGAACTGGACCAACCGGGACGTCTACTACTACCTGCAGAACAACGGCCTCCCCCAGCACCCGCTCTTCGAACAGGGGTACTCCACTGTGGGCGACTGGCACTCCAGCGGCCCCGACGACGGTAGTGGCCGCGCCACCCGCTTCGGTGGCCTGCATCAGGAATGCGGCATCCATCTCTCCGGTGTGATGGGCGAGGGCATCTAGGTGGTGGGGCTCGCCGGCGGCACTCCGGGCCGCGCGGCGAGCCTGGTGCTGCTGATCGGCAACACTCACTGGCACTGGGGGCGGCGCGAACCGGCCTCGGAGCCTGATGAACTGGCAGGCCTCCGCTGCTGGAGCACGCGGCCGCCCCAGCGCCTGGAGCCAGCAGACCGCGACCTGCTGGTGGCCTGGGCCGCCGTGGGCCCCTTGCCGCCGGAGCTGGCCTTGCCGCTGCGGCACAGGTGCACGCTTGATGCCGTGCCCCTGCTGGGCATGCCGGCCTGGCTTGGCATCGATCGGGCTCTGGCGGGCTGGGGAGCCTGGCAGCGTCAGCAGGCGCGTCTGGCGCCTCAAGGGCGCCTGGGGGGTGAGGGCCAAAGCGATGGCCGTGATGGCGCGGTGCTGGTGGCCGATGCCGGCACGGCGCTGAGCCTCACCCGGGTGGCCGGAAGCGGCGCCTTTGCGGGCGGACGGCTGCTGGCTGGCGCCGGTCTGCAGCTGGCGGCGCTGGCCGGGGCTACGGCTCTGTTGCCGCAACAGGGTCTCCCGGATCCGGCCACGCCCCTCGACCTCTGGCCCAGCGTCACTGGAGCTGCCATGGCCAGCGGTTGCCTGTGGGGGCTGGCCCATGCGATCGCCGGGGCCTGCCGGCAACACGATCCGGAGCCGCCGCCGGGCCTGTGGCTCACCGGCGGCGATGGCCCCCGGCTGGCCCCGCTGCTGCAGGAGCTGGGTCAGCCGTTCGAGCTCGTGCCCGACCTGGCGCTGGAGGCGCTGGACGCGCTGAGCGCTGCCCGGCTCAGGCGGCTGGGGCGCTCAGGCCCAGATCGATGAGCACCTGCTCCGCCATTTCCTCGGCTTTCACCTTGCGGTAGATCTTCTCGAGGGTGCCATCGGGGGCCACCACGAAGCTGTGGCGCATCATCCCCATGTATTCCTTGCCCATGAACTTCTTCAGTCCATAGCTCTCGTAGGCGGTGGCCACCGGACAGGGTTCCGCATCCGTGAGCAGGGTGAAGGGGAGCTCGTATTTGCTGATGAACTTGCCGTGGCTGGCGGCCCCGTCCTTGCTGATGCCCAGCACCTTGATGCCATGGGCTTCGAACTGGCTCCACAGATCGCGGAAGCCGCAGGCTTCCTTGGTGCAGCCCGGGGTGTCATCCTTCGGATAGAAGTAGATCACCACGCGCTGGCCCTTCAGAGCGGAGAGCTGCACCGGATGGCCTTCCTGATCCGGCAGGGTGAACTCAGGCGCGGGATCACCGATCTCAAGGGTCATGAAGCTGTCCAAAGCTGGGCTGTCTGGAGCCTAGGGGCGGCTAGGGTCCGCCCACTTCCTGGCCGCTCATGGCCCCCGTCGTGCGCCTCGGTCTGATCGGATTCCTGGCGGTGCTCGGCCTGGCCGGCCTCACCCAGATGCGCCTGCACCCCCCCCTGGCCAGCCGTACCGATGCGGACACGGCGGGTCTGCTGGCGCGGCTGGAGACCCAGGAAGCCCTGCTCGGGCAGCGCCAACAGGTGTCGCTCTTGCTGAACCGTTTCGTGGGCGCGGAGATCACCCGCTACTTCTGGGGCGGCTTCACCCCTTACCTCGATGTGCTCGGCATCGAGATTCCCGCCACCATGACGGCCGATGTGGTCTTCAACCAGGACCGGGTTCAGCTGGTGCTCACCCCGACCGGTGGCGATGAGATCTACCTTGCCCGGGTGGAGGCCGTCGAGAATGCCCCCCGCGGTGCCGTCTGCCGTGGATCCCGGCCGGCGCCTGATCCCGAGGCCTTCCCCAGCCAGGACAACCGGCTCCTGTGTCCCGCCGGCTGGGTGGCCCTACCGGCCGTTCGCCCCGCCACCGCAGGGGCGGTGCGGTCTTGAACCCCTGGTGAGCGGCCTGCCGGTCATGCCCCACGCTGATGAGGTTCCGCTGCAGAGGCGCCGCATCCCTAGCACCTGACGCGCTTGGGTCTTCATGTTCGACCGATGACGAGTTGTTGGCAGATGCAACCGGGCTGATTAGGTTCGGATTGTTGTTCCAGAACTGATCCGTGCTGAAGCGTCTTGCCGCTGGCCTCCTGATGGGGTCGGCTCTCGTGGCCTCCACCCTGCCGGCCTCCGCCGCTGTTGATAACGACCTCCCCGTGCGCTGGAACACCGGCGGTGCCGTTTGGTCCACCCCCATGGGCGCTTTCGGCACCTTCCTAGAAACCGGCGAAATCACCGACCGTGGCTTGGCTGGTGGCCTCAATCTTTCCGGCTGGACGGCCGCCGAAGTGCGCGACGGTCTCTCCAAGTCGTACAGCGTCGACCTGGTCGGCGTCACCCGTTTCCTCTATTCCGATGAGGGCGTGAAGTTCCTCAAGAATCAGAGCCGCAGCTATTTCCCTTACTGGACGATGAGCACCTACGCCGTGCAGGGTCTGCGCAGCGCGATCATCGCCGATGCCAAGGACGGCCAGATTTCCTCGGCCGGAATCATGGCGGCGCTGCCGGTGGATTACCGCCTGGCTGATACCTGCGGCACCTACGACGGCAAGCAGAACATCTGCGCCGAAGGCAAGTGCAAGGAAGGTTCCGCCCAGTGCACCTCCCTGCTGTCCTGGTACGTCTTCCTGCCGGCCTGCATCCAGGCCAACCAGATGGGCGATCCCGTGGCCAAGGTTCAAAACTTCCAGGCTCCTGTGGTTGCCCCTGCCGCCGCCGACCCCATGCCCATCCGCGGCCTCTGGTGAACCCTCGCGGTTCAGCCTTACCGCCCCGGGATTCCCGGGGCTTTTTTCATGGCCACCAGCAGGGTGTGCTGCAAGGCCTGTGCCAGCTCTGCCCCTTCCAGATCGGCGCTGAGCTGCTCCAGCCGCCCGGTGGAGCTGCTGCCGAGGGCGGCGCTCAGCTGGCGCCCATAGCTCGCCCCCTCGCCGAACCAGCGCTGACGCAAACCGGCGGAGAGCGTCACGCTGAGCGGTTCGCGCCACTGCTCCGCTGCCACGCGCCAGCCCCGCGCCTCAAGGCCCTGTTGCAGGGCGTCCGCGCCGGGGCCGTTGGCCAGTTCGCCGCTCTCCCAGGCAGCCGCCTGCTGCAGGAGGGTGGCCAGCTCCCGGGGCATGGATCGCTGCCGTTGCCGCACCAGCTCAGTGAGGGCTCCTGCTGGACCGATCAGCGGCAGGCTCTGCAGCAACCGGATCTGGGCCTGGGGCGCCGCCAGCTCGTCGATGCGATCCAGCCAGGCCGCCAGGCCTGACGGCCCCAGCTCCTGAAAAGGAGAGCGGCCCACGATCCACTCGAAGCGCTCCCCCGGCTCCAGAGTCGCGATCAGCGCCTCGGGCTGATCACTGGGAACGCACAGCAGCCGCGGGCGTCGCAGCTGATCCAGCACCTGCAGCTGGGCCTCCAGCCGGCCCCGTTCCGCCTCTGCCGCCACCGTGATCACCACGCCTCCTTCCGGCGTGGCGTCGAGCGGATCCAGGCTCCACAGCAGCGAGCGCGCATTCAACACCAGGCAGCGGTCCTGCCGCTGCCACCGCACCCCCTGCCAGAAGCGCTGCCGCAGCCGCTCGAGGCGCTGGCCCTCACTGCCGATCTGGCGCCGTAGCCAACGTTGCAGAGCCGGATCCTCCGGGCCAGTGGTGAGCAGGATCCCCTGCTCGAGATCGGCTTCGGCCGCGGCCGCCAGCTGGGCAGCCCGACGCCGCTGCAGGCCCGCTCCGAGCCCTCCCTCCCAGCCCAGGGCACCCGGCTTCCAGAACACCTCCCCCTGCAGGGCACCGGGCAGATATTGCTGGGCCACCCAGTGCTCCGCGTAGGCGTGGGGGTAGCGGTAGCCCACCCCGTCGCCGAAGGCCTTGCCATCGCGGTTGGCATCCCGCAGGTGGGAGGGCACCTCCTGGCGGCTGGTGGCACGCACGCTCTTGAGCGCATCGAAGAACCCCAGCACGCTGTTGCTCTTTTCGGTGGAGGCCAGGTAGAGCGCCGCCTGGGCCAGGGGGTAGAGCCCTTCGGGCAGGCCCACCCGCTCGTAGGCGGCGGCGCAGGCCTCCACCACCACCACGGCCTGCGGGTCCGCCAGCCCCACGTCCTCACCGGCGGCGATCAGCATGCGGCGGAAGATGAAGCGGGGGTTTTCGCCTGCCTCCACCATGCGGGCCAGCCAGAACAGGGCGGCATCGGGATCGGAGCCCCGCAGTGACTTGATGAAGGCACTGATCGTGTCGAAGTGGGCATCGCCCTGCTTGTCGTAGAGCACGGCCCGCTGCTGAATCGACTCTTCGGCGATCGCCAGATCGATGCGGATCACCCCATCGGCGCCGGGGTCTGTGGTTTCCACCGCCAGTTCCAGGGCATTGAGCAGGCTGCGGGCATCGCCGCCGGCCACATCCAGCAGGTGGGCGCTGGCGTCGGCATCGATCTGGATCGGCCGCCCGCCATAGCCGTGCTCCACATCCGCCAGCGCCCTCTCCAGTAAGCGGCGCAGATCCCCAGGTTCGAGCGGTTGCAGGCGGAACAGGCGGGAGCGGCTCACCAGTGCCTTGTTCACCTCGAAGAACGGGTTTTCCGTGGTGGCGCCGATCAGGGTGATCGTGCCGTTCTCGACCCAGGGCAACAGGGCGTCCTGCTGGGCAGCGTTGAAGCGGTGCACCTCATCGATGAACAGGAAGCTGCGCAGACCGTGCCGACCCAGCCGTTCACGCGCGGCCTCCACCTCGGCCCGCAGCTCCTTCACCCCCGCCAGCACCGCGTTCAGGCTGGCGAAGTGGGAGCGGGTGGTCCCGGCGATGATGCGGGCGAGTGTGGTCTTCCCCACACCAGGTGGCCCGTGCAGGATCAGGTTGCCCACCCGGTCGGCGGCGATGGCGCGGCGCAGCAGGCGCCCCGGGCCGAGGATCGCCTCCTGGCCGACGAAGTCATCAAGCCCGCGCGGCCGCATGCGGTCGGCCAGCGGGGCGATCTGCTGGCGCTGGCGCGCAGCTTCGAAGTCGAACAGATCGGTCACACCCTTCTGGTTCGCCGCAATCCTCGGCATGCTGACCCGGTGGGTGACAATCCTGCGACCCACCCCGGCGCAGTGCATTGACGCGTGGGTCCTTCAGAATCCCCCCAACCAGAGCCTGCTGCGTGATTCTTCCTCTCCGCTCCATGTCAGTTGGAACGGGTGTGTCTCTGGCGGCCGCCCTGCTGGCACTCTCGGGTTGTGGAAGCGGCCCGCCAGCGCCGCAGCAGCGCCAGGTGCAGGTGTCCACCCAGCCGGTGGCGCTGGGTCGCTTCAGCAACGATGTCGACACGATCAGCACCCTGGAGGCGATTGAGGAAGTGCAGCTGGCCGCCCAGACCGCCGGCCGCATCGAGCGCCTGTTCGTGCGTCAGGGCGATGTGGTGCGCCAGGGCCAGCTTCTGCTCGTGCTCGACCAGGCCCAGGTGCGCGCCGATGTGGCCAGCCTGATCGCGCAGCGCGACAAGGACCGGCTCAATTACGAGCGCTTTGAGTTCCTGGTGCGCCAGGGTGCCGCCAGCGCACTGCAGCGTGATCAGCTGCGCGCCGAATACATCCAGTCGCGCGAGGCGGTGGTGGCCCGACAGGCCGACCTCGCCTTCAACAACCTCACCGCGCCGATCGGGGGGGTGATCAGTGACCTGCAGGTGAAGCAGGGCGATGTGATCGCCGCCGGCGCGCCCTTCACCAAGGTGGTGCGCAACGACCGGCTGATGGCCCGCATCGATGTGCCGGGCGCCTTCAGCGACCGGGTGCGGCCCGGCCTGCCGGTGGTGCTGCAGGAGCCGCTGGGCGATCGGGTGCTGGCCAGGGGCGTGGTGGGATCGGTGGACCCGGCCGTCACCCCCGGCACCCAGGCGTTGCTGCTGAAGGCGGAGTTCCCCAATCCCAATGGTGCGTTGCGCACCGGTCTGCGGCTGCGCACCCGCGTACAGCTGGCGGCCGGCGATGTGCCCTCCGTGCCGTTCGTGGCGGTCACCCAATCGTCGGGTCAGAGCTTTGTGTTCGCGGTGGGAACCCTGCAGGATCTGGAGCGCAACCCCGGCAGGGCCGACCTGGAGGCGCTGCGCAAGTTGCCACCGGGCACCAGCTTCGCCTTGCAGGTGCCGGTGCAGCTCGGTGAGCTGCAGAACAACCGCTATCCGGTGCTCAAGGGCGTGGATCTCAACGATCGGGTGATCACAACCAACCTGCTCACCCTGCGTCACGGCACACCCGTGACGGTGAAGTAGGGAGCCGCCGATGTCTGCTTCCGACAATTTCATCACGCGGCCGGTTCTGACCACCGTCTGCAGCCTTCTGATCGTGATCGGCGGATTAATTGCGATTCCGCTGCTGCCGATCGAGAACCTCCCTGATATTGCTCCGCCCACCGTCACGGTTAATTCCAGTTACAACGGCGCCGATGCGGTGTCGGTGGAGGAGGGGGTCACCAATGTGCTGGAGCAGCAGATCAACGGGGTGGAGAACATGGAGTTCATCACCTCCTCCAGCTCCGCTTCGGGGGCCAGTTCCATCACCGTGTCGTTTGCCAGTGGCACCGACGGTGACATCAACCAGGTGAATGTGCAGAACCGGGTGTCTCAAGCCCAGCCCCAGTTGCCCGAAGAAGTGAGGCAGTCGGGGGTCTTGGTGAACAAAGCCTCCAACTCCATTCTGCTCGTTTATAACTTCGGCAGCGAGGATGCCGCCAATGCCTACAGCACGGAATTCATCAGTGGTCTGCTTGACCAGAACCTGATCGATGAGCTCAAACGGGTGCGTGGGGTGGGCAACATTGCCTACGCCGGTAACCGCAAGCTCGCCTTCCGTCTCTGGCTCGACCCCGACCGGCTGGCGGCCAACAAGCTGAGCTCGGCCGATGTGGTGAACGCGTTGCGCAGCCAGAGCCGTCTGGTGCCGGCCGGCCAGGTGGGCGGCGAGCCTTCACCGGAGGGCCAGCTGTTCACCTTCACCGTGCAACTGCAGGGCCGCCTGCGCAGCACCCAGGAATTCAGCAACCTGATTCTGCGCACCACCGATCAGGGCGGCCTGGTGCGTCTGCGAGATGTGGGCCGGGTGGAGCTGGGGGCGGAAAGCTACGACGCCAATGCCACTGACCTCAGGGCGACACCTTCTGTGGGCCTGCTGGTTTATCAGCTGGGCGGCAGCAATGCTCTGGAGGTGTCAGAGGCGGTGGAGAACGTGATCGAGAACTTCCGGCTCACGATTCCGCCGGGAATGAAGAT
This region includes:
- a CDS encoding type III pantothenate kinase — translated: MVGLAGGTPGRAASLVLLIGNTHWHWGRREPASEPDELAGLRCWSTRPPQRLEPADRDLLVAWAAVGPLPPELALPLRHRCTLDAVPLLGMPAWLGIDRALAGWGAWQRQQARLAPQGRLGGEGQSDGRDGAVLVADAGTALSLTRVAGSGAFAGGRLLAGAGLQLAALAGATALLPQQGLPDPATPLDLWPSVTGAAMASGCLWGLAHAIAGACRQHDPEPPPGLWLTGGDGPRLAPLLQELGQPFELVPDLALEALDALSAARLRRLGRSGPDR
- a CDS encoding efflux RND transporter periplasmic adaptor subunit; translated protein: MILPLRSMSVGTGVSLAAALLALSGCGSGPPAPQQRQVQVSTQPVALGRFSNDVDTISTLEAIEEVQLAAQTAGRIERLFVRQGDVVRQGQLLLVLDQAQVRADVASLIAQRDKDRLNYERFEFLVRQGAASALQRDQLRAEYIQSREAVVARQADLAFNNLTAPIGGVISDLQVKQGDVIAAGAPFTKVVRNDRLMARIDVPGAFSDRVRPGLPVVLQEPLGDRVLARGVVGSVDPAVTPGTQALLLKAEFPNPNGALRTGLRLRTRVQLAAGDVPSVPFVAVTQSSGQSFVFAVGTLQDLERNPGRADLEALRKLPPGTSFALQVPVQLGELQNNRYPVLKGVDLNDRVITTNLLTLRHGTPVTVK
- a CDS encoding phosphoadenylyl-sulfate reductase, translated to MAATISPTLPTDRQGLPLDAEAAGAVLESLTPPHQLRWGTDTFGDRFAVITSFGIQSAVLLHMAAAHDPALPVIWVDTGYLPPETYRYAEQLTDLLSLNLHVAQAELSPARMEALHGRLWATGDADDLDLYHRLRKVEPLDRAFDTIGVACWASGVRGVQTDHRASMLPLQPVRGRWSLRPLLNWTNRDVYYYLQNNGLPQHPLFEQGYSTVGDWHSSGPDDGSGRATRFGGLHQECGIHLSGVMGEGI
- a CDS encoding AAA family ATPase gives rise to the protein MPRIAANQKGVTDLFDFEAARQRQQIAPLADRMRPRGLDDFVGQEAILGPGRLLRRAIAADRVGNLILHGPPGVGKTTLARIIAGTTRSHFASLNAVLAGVKELRAEVEAARERLGRHGLRSFLFIDEVHRFNAAQQDALLPWVENGTITLIGATTENPFFEVNKALVSRSRLFRLQPLEPGDLRRLLERALADVEHGYGGRPIQIDADASAHLLDVAGGDARSLLNALELAVETTDPGADGVIRIDLAIAEESIQQRAVLYDKQGDAHFDTISAFIKSLRGSDPDAALFWLARMVEAGENPRFIFRRMLIAAGEDVGLADPQAVVVVEACAAAYERVGLPEGLYPLAQAALYLASTEKSNSVLGFFDALKSVRATSRQEVPSHLRDANRDGKAFGDGVGYRYPHAYAEHWVAQQYLPGALQGEVFWKPGALGWEGGLGAGLQRRRAAQLAAAAEADLEQGILLTTGPEDPALQRWLRRQIGSEGQRLERLRQRFWQGVRWQRQDRCLVLNARSLLWSLDPLDATPEGGVVITVAAEAERGRLEAQLQVLDQLRRPRLLCVPSDQPEALIATLEPGERFEWIVGRSPFQELGPSGLAAWLDRIDELAAPQAQIRLLQSLPLIGPAGALTELVRQRQRSMPRELATLLQQAAAWESGELANGPGADALQQGLEARGWRVAAEQWREPLSVTLSAGLRQRWFGEGASYGRQLSAALGSSSTGRLEQLSADLEGAELAQALQHTLLVAMKKAPGIPGR
- a CDS encoding NAD(P)/FAD-dependent oxidoreductase; the protein is MAETSGDRTPFPNPAEAGAGTTSSWEPPHPVVIVGGGFGGLYTALALAARRDPPPVVLVEPNERFVFLPLLYELLSDELRAWEVAPPYASLLASRGIAWLRDRVVSIDAASGTVTTAQGRCLPYSRLVVATGSRSNDFGIPGVHDHALQFRCLADVERLQALVQQLQAQQRPLQRLAIVGAGASGVELACKLADLLHGHAVLELVEQGAELLPEARAFNREQARAALLRRDVRLRTHTRVEAVEAGGVTLRHEPAGGGAANTEHLSVDGVVWTAGVTAAAPAITPTAATDRRGRLLCHPDLSLVHHPHLFALGDVAHAADADGEPLAGTAQVAFQQADVLADNLIRSLAGEPTSPFRWNDLGEMISLGIGEASLTGLGLTLAGSAAYRLRQLTYLGRLPGLPHQLRVAAGWLSDLGRPLFGAGEPARTPPPRP
- a CDS encoding alpha/beta hydrolase → MLKRLAAGLLMGSALVASTLPASAAVDNDLPVRWNTGGAVWSTPMGAFGTFLETGEITDRGLAGGLNLSGWTAAEVRDGLSKSYSVDLVGVTRFLYSDEGVKFLKNQSRSYFPYWTMSTYAVQGLRSAIIADAKDGQISSAGIMAALPVDYRLADTCGTYDGKQNICAEGKCKEGSAQCTSLLSWYVFLPACIQANQMGDPVAKVQNFQAPVVAPAAADPMPIRGLW
- the bcp gene encoding thioredoxin-dependent thiol peroxidase; translation: MTLEIGDPAPEFTLPDQEGHPVQLSALKGQRVVIYFYPKDDTPGCTKEACGFRDLWSQFEAHGIKVLGISKDGAASHGKFISKYELPFTLLTDAEPCPVATAYESYGLKKFMGKEYMGMMRHSFVVAPDGTLEKIYRKVKAEEMAEQVLIDLGLSAPAA
- a CDS encoding HAD-IA family hydrolase, with translation MIAAAATDAWPAPKGLLLDAMGTLIGLRESVGTTYAAAAAGHGITLSAAAIDQVFPAVLRQAPPLAFPGLQQQELERAERQWWGARIDAALQGAGSGAPAPGALQEELYLRFADPALWRVLPGVAPALEHWAAVGLRLAVVSNFDGRLNGLLSGLGLAEHLQAVIVSSAAGAAKPDPLPFRLALTALGLEAAEVWHVGDSPEDAEGAAATGVRCLRIQRP